The Schistocerca gregaria isolate iqSchGreg1 chromosome 1, iqSchGreg1.2, whole genome shotgun sequence genome includes a window with the following:
- the LOC126351350 gene encoding leucine-rich repeat protein soc-2 homolog: MPESSEQASGSSINASSKDGKESVKEKKLSSGSLGSGDGARPKVVTVKHPESNKPKPTVKKNKPILADLDVAKDFLRCKEGGVPRLDLSKSSITQLPATVRDLTHLVEFYLYGNKLATLPPEIGCLVNLQTLALSENSLTSLPDSLAGLKSLKVLDLRHNKLNEIPDVVYKLTSLTTLFLRFNRIKVVGDGIRNLTNLTMLSLRENKIKELPAGIGKLVNLVTFDVSHNHLEHLPEEIGNCVQLSTLDLQHNDLLDIPESIGNLQALIRLGLRYNQLTAVPKSLSNCVHMDEFNVEGNNISQLPDGLLSSLSCLTSITLSRNGFTSYPAGGPAQFTNVDSINLEHNQIDKIPYGIFSRAKHLTKLNMKENQLTSLPLDVGTWTNMVELNLGTNQLTKIPDDIQYLHSLEVLILSNNLLKRIPASIGNLRKLRVLDLEENKIDVLPNEIGFLKDLQKLILQSNQVTTLPRAIGHLTNLDYLSVGENNLSYLPEEIGTLENLESLYINDNPNLHNLPFELALCSNLQIMSIENCPLTQIPPEIVAGGPSLVIHFLKMQGPYRAM; encoded by the coding sequence ATGCCGGAATCATCGGAACAGGCGTCAGGATCGTCCATCAACGCTTCTTCTAAGGACGGTAAGGAAAGTGTGAAAGAGAAGAAACTGTCTTCCGGATCTTTAGGCAGCGGTGATGGTGCTCGACCGAAGGTTGTCACCGTAAAACATCCAGAATCAAACAAACCCAAACCTACTGTGAAGAAAAATAAGCCAATATTAGCCGATCTGGATGTTGCGAAGGACTTTTTAAGATGCAAAGAAGGAGGCGTACCCAGACTGGATTTGAGTAAGTCAAGTATAACACAGCTTCCTGCAACAGTCCGTGATCTGACACATCTGGTAGAGTTTTATTTGTATGGCAATAAGTTGGCAACTTTGCCTCCAGAAATTGGTTGCTTAGTAAATTTGCAGACACTTGCACTGAGTGAAAATTCATTGACAAGCTTGCCGGATTCCCTAGCAGGCTTAAAATCTCTTAAAGTTCTAGACTTGAGACACAACAAATTGAATGAAATACCGGATGTTGTGTACAAATTGACCTCTTTGACGACATTGTTTCTAAGATTTAACAGAATAAAAGTGGTTGGAGATGGAATTAGAAACCTGACAAATTTAACAATGTTAAGTCTCAGAGAAAATAAGATAAAAGAACTTCCTGCAGGTATTGGGAAGTTAGTTAATCTTGTAACATTTGACGTATCACATAATCATCTTGAGCACCTTCCTGAGGAGATAGGAAATTGTGTCCAGCTTTCCACATTAGATCTTCAACACAATGATCTTTTAGATATACCAGAATCTATTGGAAATTTACAGGCATTGATCAGGCTTGGTCTTCGATACAATCAACTCACAGCTGTCCCAAAATCATTAAGTAACTGTGTTCACATGGATGAATTTAATGTGGAAGGTAATAATATATCACAACTTCCTGATGGGTTATTATCTAGCCTCTCATGTTTAACAAGTATTACATTGTCCAGAAATGGTTTTACATCATATCCAGCAGGTGGCCCAGCACAGTTTACAAATGTAGATTCCATTAATTTGGAACATAATCAAATAGATAAAATCCCATATGGCATATTTTCTCGTGCAAAACACCTTACAAAATTAAATATGAAAGAAAACCAACTTACATCACTACCCCTGGATGTTGGAACATGGACAAATATGGTGGAGCTGAATCTTGGCACTAACCAGCTAACAAAAATTCCAGATGACATCCAGTATCTTCATTCATTGGAAGTGCTGATACTTTCAAATAACCTATTGAAAAGGATTCCTGCTAGTATTGGTAATTTGAGGAAACTCAGAGTTTTAGACTTAGAAGAGAACAAAATTGATGTTTTGCCAAATGAGATAGGATTTTTAAAAGATTTGCAGAAACTAATTCTTCAGTCAAATCAAGTGACAACATTACCAAGAGCTATAGGGCATTTAACCAATTTGGATTATTTAAGTGTTGGTGAAAATAATTTAAGTTATTTACCAGAAGAAATTGGTACCTTGGAAAATTTGGAATCATTGTACATTAATGATAACCCAAACCTCCATAACTTACCATTTGAATTGGCACTTTGCAGCAATCTTCAAATAATGAGTATTGAAAACTGTCCATTGACCCAAATACCTCCGGAAATTGTAGCTGGTGGTCCATCACTGGTAATACATTTTCTAAAAATGCAAGGACCATATCGTGCAATGTGA